In Rutidosis leptorrhynchoides isolate AG116_Rl617_1_P2 chromosome 6, CSIRO_AGI_Rlap_v1, whole genome shotgun sequence, the DNA window gttactacagaagattcatccaagatttttccaaaatagcaatgcccttgactgcattaacgtataaagggaagaaatttgaatggaaggatgaacaagaaaaagcatttcaattgttgaagaaaaagttaactacggcacctatattgtcattgcctgaagggaatgatgattttgtgatatattgtgacgcctcaaagcaaggcctcggttgtgtattaatgcaacgaacgaaattaattgtttatgcgtctagacaattgaagattcactagcagaattatacgacacatgatttggaattaggcgcggttgttttgcattaaagacttggagacactacttatatggggtcaaaagtatcatatataccgaccacaaaagtctcaagcatatatttaatcagaaataactgaacatgaggcagcgtagatggattgaattgttaaatgattacgattttgagattcgttacaacccggggaaggcgaatgtggtagccgacgctttgagtagaaaggacagagaacctatgcgggtaaaagctatgaatataattattcatgttaaccttactactcaaataaaggaagcacatcagggagttgtaaaagaaggaaagttgaagaatgaaatacctaaaagatcggagaaacatcttaatattcgggaagacggaaccaggtatagggctggaagaatttgggtaccaaagtttggagatatgagagaaaaggtacttaaggaagcacataaaaccagatattcaatacatctcgaagcggggaagatgtacaaagatatcaagaaacacttttggtggccgggtatgaatgccaatattgctaaatacataggagaatgtttgacgtgttctaaagtcaaagctgaacatcagaaaccatcgagtctacttcaacaacctgaaatcccaaaatagaaatgggaaaacattaccatggatttcattactaaatttccaaggattgcaagtggttatgatactatttgggaatagtcgatcgtcttaccaaatcagcacactttctgccaatgagagaagatgataaaatggagaagttggcgcgattatatttaaaggaagttgtctccagacatggaataccaatctctattatctctgataggatggcagatttgtttcaaggttttggcagacactgcaacatgcattggggactcgtctagacatgagtactacttatcatccacaaactgatgggcaaagtgaaaggatgatacagacccttgaagacatgctacgagcatgtgttatcgatttcagaaacagttgggatcgacacctaccgttagcagaattttcctactacAATAGTTACCATTCGATTATTAAAATGGCaccgtttgaatcactttatggtagaaattgcaggtctccgatttgttggagtgaattaggggatagacagattacgggttcggagataatacaagaaactaccgagaaaatcatccaaattcaacaacgattgaaaattgcccagagtcgacaaaagagctgcgcggacagtaaaagaaaagatatagaatttgagattggagaaatggttatgcttaatatttcaccttggaaaggcgttgttcgatttggtaaacgggggaaactaaatccaaggtacattggaccattcaagattatagatcgtgtcggaccagtagcttaccaacttgagttacctcaacaactcgcggctgtatataacactttccacgtctcgaatttgaagaaatgttttgctaaagaagatctcactattccattagacgaaatccaaatcaacgaaaaacttcaattcattgaagaacccgtcgaaataatggatcgtgaggttaaaagacttgagcaaaacatgataccaattgttaaggttcgatgattatatattaaatgaaaactatatttgcatgattaaatgtttccaacatgttaagcaatcaaacttattaagacttgattatttgaaatgagtttcatgtagacaattgaccacccaagttgaccggcgattcacgaacgttaaaacttgtaaaaattatatgatatatatatatatatatatatagttaacatgatattatgataaaaaagtatctcactaggtatattaacaatgagttatatacataaaatgagactattgaattaagaaaactcgaaacaataaatataatgattatcgtcataacaacgtcttactaaatacatatgtatgatattaagatatattaatacaccatgttaacatgttaacataacaatttaacatctcatttaagtgtaataacgatggatcaattatatttaacaagatcgttaacttaaaggttccgaaacaacacttacatataacgactaacgatgacttaacgactcagttaaatgtatatacatatagtgtattaagatgtattaatacacttttggaagactttatgacatatatcaaagtacttctacttaacaaaaatacttacaattacatcctcattcattttcatcaacaattctactcgtatgcacccgtattcgtactcgtacaatacacagcttctaagatgtatatactattggtatatacactcaatcatcagctccttagcagcccatgtgagtcattaaacatgtggaaaccatcatttggaaactagcatgaaatatctcacaagtttacaaaaaatattataaatcattcatgaattatttacatgaaaacaaacttacacatcctttatatctaatccatataccaacgaccaaaaacacctacaaacactttcattcttcaatttttttcatctaattgatctctctcaagttctatcttcaacttctaagtgttcttcataaattctataagttctagtttcataaaatcaagaatactatcaagtttgcaagattacttccaagctttctaatccaatccaagtaatcatctaagctcaagaaatctttcttatttacagtaagatatgtttctaatacaaagtaatactcatattcaaactttgattcaatttctataaatataactatcttatttcgagtggaaatcttacttgaacttgttttcgtgtcatgattctatttcaagaactttcaagccatccaagaaccctttgaagctagatcaatttttgttacttccagtaggtttaactactaaactttaggtagtaattatgttcataatatcattcgatttatatatatataactatcttattcgaagatttaaacttgtaatcactagaacatagtttagttaattctaaacttgttcgcaaataaagttaatccttctaaattgacttttaaaatcaactaaacacatattctatatctatatgatatgctaacttaatgatttaaaacctggaaacacgaaaaacaccgtaaaatcggacatacgccgttgtagtaacaccgcgggctgttttgggtttgataattaaaaactatgataaactttgatttaaaagctgttcttcttggaaaatgatttttcttatgaacatgaaactatatccaaaaatcatggttaaactcaaagtggaagtatgtttttcaaaatggtcatcaagatgtcgttctttagacggaaatgactacctctttaaaaaatgacttgtaacctgtatttctaactataaacttatactttttttatttagattcataaacttaggttcaatatgaaaccatagcaacttgaatcactcaaaacggatttgaaaggaAGAAATGATGGGcaaaataaaattggataaatttgctagttttagctacgaaaattttgtaactaatttatattgtattatacatattatgaaatcttgggataccatagacacgtatacaatgttttgacatatcatatcgaaccatctatatatatattttggaacaaccatagacactctatatgcagtaatgtttgagttagctatacagggttgaagttgattccaaaataatatacatactttgagttgtgatcgagtctgagacttatagacactgggtcgtggattgattcgagataatatatattgctttatttatgtacatctaactgtggacaactagttgtaggttactaacgaggactgatgatttaacaaacttaaatcattaaaacttaataaaaatgttgtaaatatattttcaacatactttgatatatatgtacatatttgttataggttcgtgaatcgaccagtggccaagtcttacttcccgacgaagtaaaaatctgtgaaagtgagttatactcccacttttaaaatctgatatttttgggatgagaatacatgcagttttataaaggttttatgaaattgacacaagtaatcgaaactacattttatggttgaattattaaaccgaatatgccccttttagcttggtagcctaagaattagggaactggcccctaattgacgcgaatcctaaaggtagatctacgggaactaacaacccccattctggaattttggaatgctttagtacttcaagtttatcatgtccgatgggtgtccgggaatgatggggatattctatatgcattttgttaatgtcggttaccaggtgttcaccatatgaatgatttttatctctatgcagtttgcgaaatgcctgatatgagatgtgttataaaaattaaatcttgtggtctattattatgatttgataatatataggttaaacctataactcaccaacttttttattgacgttttaagcatgtttattctcatgtgattattaagagcttccgctgttgcatactaaaataaggacaggatttggagtccatgcttgtatgatattgtgtaaaaactgcattcaagaaacttatttcgatgtaatatatttttattgtaaaccattatgtaatggtcgtgtataaacggtatattttagattatcattatttgataatctacgtaatatttttttaaacctttatcgataaaatagaagttatggttgttttaaaattgaatgcagtctttgaaaaacgtctcatatagaggtcaaaacctcgtgacgaaatcaattaatatggaacgtctataatctatatgaacgggacatttcaaaagttaggctgttacaaatctaccccccttaagaagattccgtccgcGGAATCTGGTCACGGTCAAACAGAAGAGGGTATCTAGAGGTCATTAACTCCTCAGTCTCCCACGTCAGATTGGTGCCTTAACTATGCTTCCATTCCACAAGCACCATTGAAATCTGCTTCCTGCGCAACTTAGTCACTTTTATGTCGATGATTCTCACTGGTTCTTCTACCAATTTCTTACTAGAATCTACTTTCGGATCTTGTagaggaagaatctgactttcgttgtctactttacacttacgaatataGCAGATATTGAATGTATCATGAATACCTGCTAACTCCGAAGAAAGATCTAACACTACGGTTTGATCATTTAGCACTTGACAGAttctaaaaggaccaatgtaccttCGAGCtagttttcctcgtttaccaaaccgaattacacctttccatgatGACACTTTTAAGTACACACGTTCGCCCACGGTAAACATCACTGGTCGTCGACAAGGAtcggcatacatcttttgtcgatcccTAACAACTTTCAACTTTTCACGTGCGATAGCAACTTTTTCTGCAGTTTGTTGCACAATTTTTGGACCCGCAAACTATTTTTCACCTACTTCCAACCAACACAATGGAgttctacactttctaccatacaacatttcatatggcggcatgcctatactcgaatgataggagttgttgtacgcaaattcgaccaatggcagatgataatcccacaatccaccatattctaacacacgagcccttaacatatcctctaaagtctgaatagttcgttcactttgaccgtcatctgaggatgataggctgtactaagGTTGACATGAGTACCCAAATTTTCTTGTAGACTATTCCAGAAACTAGACACAATTCGGGAATCTCTATCTGACATAATAGACAACGATATCCCATGTCGCAATACTATTTCATTCAGGTACAACTGAGCTAATTTggtcaacgaagctgtttcactagTAGCTAGAAAATGTGCGCTTTTGGTTAACCGGTCCACTATTACCAAAATCATATCATTTCCTTTCTGGGTTCTGGGtagttttgtcacaaaatccatgttgatatgttcccatttccattctggaatctcTAATTGAAGCAAACACCCATATGGTTTCCGGTGTTCTGCTTTCACTTGGGCGCAATTATGACACTGTTCCACGTATTGCTCGATGTCTGCTTTCATAGTTGGCCACCAATATAACACTttcagatcatggtacatttttgtaCTACCGGGATGCACAAATAATCTTGATTTATGTGCTACATTTAATATTAAATCCCTCAATCTTCTAAGTAACGACACCCAAACTCGTTCACGATAAGTCTTTAATCCTCGAGAATCCTTCATTAATTCTGCTTTTCTTTTCACCATTAACTCATATTTCAAATGTTCGTCTTGTAATGCTTCGAGTTGAGTTATATTTAGTCGATCCACTAAATCAGACACAATCTCAATTCGCATAAACTTTACATTGTCAGCAGATttcttacgacttaacgcatcagccacaacgtTTACCTTTCCAGGATGATATCTGATCTCACAGTCGTAATCCTTAATTAGTTCTTACCACCGTCTCTGGCGCATATTCATCTCTTTCTACGAAAAAGATATACTATAAACTTTTATGATCGGTGCAGATAACAAAATGCTTAccataaagataatgcctccacaACTTTAATGCAAACAATACTGCAGCCATTTCTAAGTCGTGTGTTGGGTAATTCTTTTCACTTGGTTTTAACTGTCGAGACGCATACACAATTACACGATCTCTTTGCATTAATTCATAGCCCAAACCAGATAAAGACGCGTTGCAATACACAATGAAGTCGTCGGATCCCTCAGGTAAGGTTAACACTGGTGCTTGACACAACAAACTTTTCAAAGTCTGAAACGCAGTTTTCTATTCATTACCCCACTGAAAAGACACATCCTTTCTCGTTAACTTTGTCAAAGtacttgcaatctttgaaaaatctttaataaatcgtcggtagtaaccggccaatcctagaaaactcttgatttctgtcagattctttggtgaattccaattcattacagcttcaaTTTTAGACGGATCCACTTTTATACCTTCTGCATAGATAATATGACCCACACGTAACCAGaactcacacttggaaaactttgcaTACAATTGTTCACGTTTCAAAAGTTCCAACACTTGTCTTAAATGCTCAGCATGCTCGGATTCAGTTTTGGAGTACactaaaatgtcatcaatgaacacgataacaaatTTATCCTAAAACGGTTTACACACcctattcataagatccatgaaaattgctggagcgttggttaacccaaacggcatcactaagaactcataatgaccataacgagtacgaaatgcaatcttaggaatgtcagattcagcaacacgaacctggtgatatcccgaacgtagatctattttcgaaaagaatgaagctccttgaagctgatcaaataagtcatctatcctcggaagcggatacttattcttcactgttcatttatttagttcacaataatctatacacattcggagcgtaccatctttctttttcacgaataacactGGTGCACCCCACGATGAAGAACTAGGACGAATGAACCCGCGGTCCAATAGTTCTTGAATTTGGGACATCATTTCATGAATTTCTGAAAGATCTCATCTATACAGAGCTTTGGCAACTGGCGTAGCCCCTGGCACTAACtcgatcttatattcaacttccctgatTGGCGGTAAGCCTCGCaattcatctgggaacacttctagATATTCAGACACCACCAGCATATCGAACACTACTTTCTTTTCCTTTTTTACATCGATCACATAAGCTAAGAAAGAGTCACATCCCTTAGCCAAAGATTTATGAGCTTTCATCATTGACAATAATGGACAACGGAACCCGCTACGATCACCACGAGCCACTACCCGTTTTCCACCGGCCACCAAGAAATAGATAactttcctatcgcacttaatatcGGCCTTATGGTCACTAAGCCAATTCATGCCTAACATTACATCAAAGCTTGGTATAGGCATCACTAAACAAGTCATAGGGAAAAGACTACCCTCTATGTCAATAGCAATTCCAGACACAAACTTTGTGACTGGAACAGTTCTACTGTCACCCACTTTAACACTTAAGGGTTCATTTATTACACTAACAGGCacatttaacttagcacaaaatgtaGTTGACACAAACGAGCGATTTGCTCTACAGTCAAATAATACACTAGCCAGCACAGAATTTACTAAGAACATACCAGTGATTGCATAGTCAGTAGCAGTAGCAGCATCTACTGACATCTAAAAGGCTCTAGCTTCAGGTGGTGGAGGATTCTTGCGCTTCTGCCCTACAGAGGAAGCAGATGATCCCCCAGCTGACACAGCACGTACCCCTGACCCGAACCCCACCCCGGAATAACTCTTTCTTACAGttggactgtagtgacccgaacttttccatgtttatatatattaattgagattgatatttacatgattaaatgtttccaacatggtaagcaatcaaacttgttaagacttgattaattgaaatatgtttcatatagacaattgaccacccaagttgaccggcgattcacgaacgttaaaacttgtaaaatagacatgacga includes these proteins:
- the LOC139854530 gene encoding uncharacterized protein → MSQIQELLDRGFIRPSSSSWVYSKTESEHAEHLRQVLELLKREQLYAKFSKCEFWLRVGHIIYAEVLTLPEGSDDFIVYCNASLSGLGYELMQRDRVIVYASRQLKPSEKNYPTHDLEMAAVLYHPGKVNVVADALSRKKSADNVKFMRIEIVSDLVDRLNITQLEALQDEHLKYELMVKRKAELMKDSRGLKTYRERVWVSLLRRLRDLILNVAHKSRLFVHPGSTKMYHDLKVLYWWPTMKADIEQYVEQCHNCAQFAGPKIVQQTAEKVAIAREKLKVVRDRQKMYADPCRRPVMFTVGERVYLKVSSWKGVIRFGKRGKLARRYIGPFRICQVLNDQTVVLDLSSELAGIHDTFNICYIRKCKVDNESQILPLQDPKVDSSKKLVEEPVRIIDIKVTKLRRKQISMVLVEWKHS
- the LOC139854531 gene encoding uncharacterized protein, with amino-acid sequence MSVDAATATDYAITGMFLVNSVLASVLFDCRANRSFVSTTFCAKLNVPVSVINEPLSVKVGDSRTVPVTKFVSGIAIDIEGSLFPMTCLVMPIPSFDVMLGMNWLSDHKADIKCDRKVIYFLVAGGKRVVARGDRSGFRCPLLSMMKAHKSLAKGCDSFLAYVIDVKKEKKVVFDMLVVSEYLEVFPDELRGLPPIREVEYKIELVPGATPVAKALYR